The proteins below come from a single Streptococcus hyointestinalis genomic window:
- the rpsQ gene encoding 30S ribosomal protein S17 produces MERNQRKTLVGRVVSDKMDKTITVIVETKRNHPVYGKRINYSKKYKAHDENNIAKEGDIVRIMETRPLSATKRFRLVEVVEEAVII; encoded by the coding sequence ATGGAACGTAATCAACGTAAAACCCTTGTTGGACGTGTTGTGTCTGATAAAATGGACAAAACTATCACAGTTATAGTTGAAACAAAACGTAACCACCCAGTCTATGGTAAACGTATCAACTATTCTAAAAAATACAAAGCACATGATGAAAACAACATCGCTAAAGAAGGCGATATCGTTCGTATCATGGAAACTCGTCCACTTTCAGCTACAAAACGTTTCCGTCTTGTAGAAGTTGTCGAAGAAGCTGTTATTATCTAA
- a CDS encoding 50S ribosomal protein L23 has translation MNLYDVIKKPVITEDSMAKLEAGKYVFEVDTRAHKLLIKQAVEAAFEGVKVANVNTITVKPKQKRVGRYVGYTSKVKKAIITLTADSPAIEIFAAEAE, from the coding sequence ATGAATTTGTACGACGTAATCAAAAAACCTGTTATCACTGAAGATTCAATGGCGAAGCTTGAAGCAGGAAAATACGTATTTGAAGTTGACACTCGTGCACACAAACTTTTGATCAAACAAGCTGTTGAAGCAGCATTTGAAGGTGTCAAAGTTGCTAATGTCAACACAATCACAGTGAAACCTAAACAAAAACGTGTTGGACGTTACGTAGGTTACACAAGTAAAGTGAAAAAAGCTATCATCACATTGACAGCTGATTCACCAGCAATCGAAATCTTTGCTGCTGAAGCTGAATAA
- the rpmC gene encoding 50S ribosomal protein L29 has product MKLQEIKDFVKELRGLSQEELAQKENELKKELFELRFQAAAGQLEQTARLDEVKKQIARVKTVQSETK; this is encoded by the coding sequence ATGAAACTTCAAGAAATTAAAGATTTTGTTAAAGAGCTTCGTGGCTTGTCTCAAGAAGAGCTTGCTCAAAAAGAAAACGAACTCAAAAAAGAATTGTTTGAACTTCGTTTCCAAGCTGCAGCAGGACAATTAGAACAAACTGCTCGCCTTGACGAAGTGAAAAAACAAATTGCTCGTGTTAAAACCGTGCAATCTGAAACTAAATAA
- the rpsS gene encoding 30S ribosomal protein S19: MGRSLKKGPFVDEHLMKKVEAQANDEKKKVIKTWSRRSTIFPSFIGYTIAVYDGRKHVPVYIQEDMVGHKLGEFAPTRTYKGHAADDKKTRR, encoded by the coding sequence ATGGGACGCAGTCTTAAAAAAGGACCTTTCGTCGATGAGCATTTGATGAAAAAAGTTGAAGCTCAAGCTAATGACGAAAAGAAAAAAGTCATCAAAACTTGGTCACGTCGTTCTACGATTTTCCCAAGTTTCATCGGATATACAATCGCAGTTTATGATGGACGTAAACACGTTCCTGTTTACATCCAAGAAGACATGGTAGGTCACAAACTTGGTGAATTTGCACCAACACGTACTTACAAAGGTCACGCTGCAGACGATAAGAAAACACGTCGTTAA
- the rpsH gene encoding 30S ribosomal protein S8, which translates to MVMTDPIADFLTRIRNANQAKHEVLEVPASNIKKGIAEILKREGFVKNVEVIEDNKQGIIRVFLKYGQNGERVITNLKRVSKPGLRVYTKREDMPKVLNGLGIAIVSTSEGLLTDKEARQKNVGGEVIAYVW; encoded by the coding sequence ATGGTTATGACTGACCCAATTGCAGACTTTTTAACACGTATTCGTAATGCTAACCAAGCAAAACACGAAGTGCTTGAAGTGCCTGCATCAAACATCAAAAAAGGAATTGCAGAAATCCTTAAACGTGAAGGTTTTGTAAAAAACGTTGAAGTAATTGAAGATAACAAACAAGGTATCATCCGTGTCTTCCTTAAATACGGACAAAACGGTGAACGTGTTATCACAAACCTTAAACGTGTTTCAAAACCAGGTCTTCGTGTTTACACAAAACGTGAAGACATGCCAAAAGTTCTTAACGGACTTGGTATTGCGATCGTATCTACTTCAGAAGGTCTTTTGACAGATAAAGAAGCTCGTCAAAAGAACGTTGGTGGAGAAGTTATCGCTTACGTTTGGTAA
- the rplE gene encoding 50S ribosomal protein L5 yields the protein MANRLKEKYTNEVVPVLTEKFNYSSVMAVPKVEKIVLNMGVGDAVNNAKNLEKAAAELALISGQKPLITKAKKSIAGFRLREGVAIGAKVTLRGERMYEFLDKLVTVSLPRVRDFHGVPTKSFDGRGNYTLGVKEQLIFPEINFDDVDKVRGLDIVIVTTANTDEESRELLKGLGMPFAK from the coding sequence ATGGCAAATCGCTTAAAAGAAAAATACACTAATGAAGTTGTTCCTGTATTGACAGAAAAATTCAACTACTCATCTGTAATGGCTGTGCCAAAAGTTGAGAAAATCGTTCTTAACATGGGTGTTGGTGACGCTGTAAACAATGCTAAAAACCTTGAAAAAGCTGCTGCTGAATTGGCACTTATTTCAGGTCAAAAACCACTTATCACTAAAGCTAAGAAATCAATCGCTGGCTTCCGTCTTCGTGAAGGTGTTGCGATCGGTGCAAAAGTCACTCTTCGTGGTGAACGTATGTACGAATTCTTGGATAAATTAGTGACTGTTTCACTTCCACGTGTTCGTGACTTCCACGGTGTTCCAACAAAATCATTTGATGGACGTGGTAACTACACACTTGGTGTGAAAGAGCAATTGATTTTCCCAGAAATCAACTTTGATGATGTTGACAAAGTACGCGGTCTTGACATCGTTATCGTAACAACAGCAAATACTGACGAAGAATCACGTGAATTGCTTAAAGGTCTTGGAATGCCTTTTGCAAAATAA
- the rplN gene encoding 50S ribosomal protein L14 — protein sequence MIQQETRLKVADNSGAREILTIKVLGGSGRKFANIGDVIVASVKQAIPGGAVKKGDVVKAVVVRTKSGARRPDGSYIKFDDNAAVIIRDDKTPRGTRIFGPVARELREGGYMRIVSLAPEVL from the coding sequence ATGATTCAACAAGAAACTCGCTTAAAAGTTGCTGATAATAGCGGTGCTCGCGAAATCTTGACTATCAAAGTTCTTGGTGGTTCAGGACGTAAATTCGCTAACATCGGTGACGTTATCGTTGCTTCTGTTAAGCAAGCTATCCCTGGTGGAGCTGTTAAAAAAGGTGATGTTGTCAAAGCCGTTGTTGTTCGTACAAAATCAGGTGCACGCCGCCCAGACGGTTCATACATCAAATTTGACGACAACGCTGCTGTTATCATCCGTGATGACAAAACACCTCGTGGAACACGTATCTTTGGCCCTGTAGCACGTGAATTGCGTGAAGGTGGCTACATGCGTATCGTTTCATTGGCACCAGAAGTACTTTAA
- the rpsJ gene encoding 30S ribosomal protein S10, with amino-acid sequence MANKKIRIRLKAYEHRTLDTAAEKIVETATRTGATVAGPVPLPTERSLYTIIRATHKYKYSREQFEMRTHKRLIDIINPTQKTVDALMKLDLPSGVNVEIKL; translated from the coding sequence ATGGCAAACAAAAAAATCCGTATCCGTTTGAAAGCGTACGAACACCGTACACTTGACACAGCGGCAGAAAAAATCGTTGAAACTGCAACACGCACAGGCGCTACAGTTGCTGGACCAGTTCCACTTCCAACTGAACGTAGCCTCTACACAATTATTCGTGCGACTCACAAATACAAATATTCTCGCGAACAATTTGAAATGCGTACACACAAACGTCTTATCGACATCATCAACCCAACTCAAAAAACAGTTGATGCATTGATGAAACTTGATTTGCCAAGTGGTGTCAACGTTGAAATCAAACTTTAA
- the rplP gene encoding 50S ribosomal protein L16 → MLVPKRVKHRREFRGKMRGEAKGGKEVTFGEYGLQATTSHWITNRQIEAARIAMTRYMKRGGKVWIKIFPHKSYTAKAIGVRMGSGKGAPEGWVAPVKRGKVMFEIAGVSEEVAREALRLASHKLPVKTKFVKREAE, encoded by the coding sequence ATGTTAGTACCTAAACGTGTTAAACACCGTCGCGAATTCCGCGGAAAAATGCGCGGTGAAGCTAAAGGTGGTAAAGAAGTAACATTTGGAGAATACGGTCTTCAAGCAACAACTAGCCACTGGATTACAAACCGCCAAATCGAAGCTGCCCGTATCGCTATGACGCGTTACATGAAACGTGGTGGTAAAGTTTGGATTAAAATCTTCCCACACAAATCATACACTGCTAAAGCTATCGGTGTACGTATGGGTTCTGGTAAAGGGGCACCTGAAGGTTGGGTAGCACCAGTTAAACGTGGTAAAGTGATGTTTGAAATCGCTGGTGTATCAGAAGAAGTTGCTCGTGAAGCGCTTCGTCTTGCAAGCCACAAATTGCCAGTTAAGACTAAATTCGTAAAACGTGAAGCAGAATAA
- the rplD gene encoding 50S ribosomal protein L4 translates to MANVKLFDQTGKEVSTVELNDAVFGIEPNESVVFDVVISQRASLRQGTHAVKNRSAVSGGGRKPWRQKGTGRARQGSIRAPQWRGGGVVFGPTPRSYAYKLPQKVRRLALKSVYSAKVAEEKLVAVEGLLFAAPKTAEFASVLSALNIDSKVLVILEEGNKFAELSARNLPNVKVATAATASVLDIVNADKLLVTKEAISTIEEVLA, encoded by the coding sequence ATGGCAAATGTAAAACTATTTGACCAAACTGGGAAAGAAGTTAGCACAGTTGAACTTAACGACGCTGTCTTCGGTATCGAACCAAACGAATCAGTAGTATTTGATGTCGTTATCAGCCAACGCGCTAGCCTTCGCCAAGGTACTCATGCGGTTAAAAACCGTTCTGCAGTATCAGGTGGTGGTCGTAAACCATGGCGCCAAAAAGGAACTGGACGTGCTCGTCAAGGTTCTATCCGTGCACCTCAATGGCGTGGTGGTGGTGTTGTCTTTGGACCAACTCCACGTTCATATGCTTACAAACTTCCACAAAAAGTGCGTCGCTTAGCATTGAAATCTGTTTACTCAGCAAAAGTTGCTGAAGAAAAATTGGTTGCTGTAGAAGGACTTTTATTTGCAGCACCAAAAACAGCTGAATTTGCTTCTGTTCTTTCAGCATTGAACATTGATTCAAAAGTGCTTGTTATTCTTGAAGAAGGAAACAAATTTGCTGAATTGTCAGCACGTAACCTTCCAAACGTTAAAGTTGCAACTGCAGCAACAGCAAGTGTTCTTGATATCGTAAACGCAGACAAACTTCTTGTAACAAAAGAAGCAATCTCTACAATCGAGGAGGTTCTTGCATAA
- a CDS encoding type Z 30S ribosomal protein S14 gives MAKKSMIAKNKRPAKFSTQAYTRCERCGRPHSVYRKFKLCRVCFRELAYKGQIPGVTKASW, from the coding sequence TTGGCTAAAAAATCAATGATTGCTAAGAACAAACGCCCTGCGAAGTTCTCTACGCAAGCTTATACTCGTTGCGAACGTTGTGGTCGTCCACACTCAGTTTACCGCAAGTTTAAACTTTGCCGTGTTTGCTTCCGTGAATTAGCTTACAAAGGTCAAATTCCAGGCGTTACCAAAGCTTCTTGGTAA
- the rpsC gene encoding 30S ribosomal protein S3 has protein sequence MGQKVHPIGMRVGIIRDWDAKWYAEKEYADYLHEDLAIRNFINKELADASVSTIEIERAVNKVIVSLHTAKPGMVIGKGGSNVDALRAKLNKLTGKQVHINIIEIKQPDLDAHLVGENIARQLEQRVAFRRAQKQAIQRTMRAGAKGIKTQVSGRLNGADIARSEGYSEGTVPLHTLRADIDYAWEEADTTYGKLGVKVWIYRGEVLPARKNTKGGK, from the coding sequence GTGGGTCAAAAAGTACATCCAATTGGAATGCGTGTCGGCATCATCCGTGATTGGGATGCAAAATGGTATGCTGAAAAAGAATACGCGGATTACCTTCATGAAGATTTAGCAATCCGCAACTTCATCAATAAAGAATTGGCAGACGCTTCTGTTTCTACTATCGAAATCGAACGTGCTGTTAACAAAGTTATCGTTTCTCTCCACACTGCTAAACCAGGTATGGTTATCGGTAAAGGTGGAAGTAACGTTGATGCACTTCGTGCAAAACTTAACAAATTGACTGGTAAACAAGTTCACATCAACATCATCGAAATCAAACAACCTGATCTTGATGCTCACCTTGTTGGTGAAAACATTGCTCGTCAATTGGAACAACGTGTTGCTTTCCGTCGTGCACAAAAACAAGCTATTCAACGTACAATGCGTGCTGGAGCAAAAGGAATCAAAACTCAAGTTTCTGGTCGTTTGAACGGTGCTGATATTGCCCGTAGCGAAGGTTACTCAGAAGGAACTGTTCCGCTTCACACACTTCGTGCAGATATTGATTACGCTTGGGAAGAAGCTGACACAACTTACGGTAAACTTGGTGTTAAAGTTTGGATCTACCGTGGAGAAGTGCTTCCAGCTCGTAAAAACACTAAAGGAGGCAAATAA
- the rplC gene encoding 50S ribosomal protein L3, with product MTKGILGKKVGMTQIFTESGEFIPVTVIEATPNVVLQVKTVETDGYEAVQVGFDDKREVLSNKPAKGHVAKANTAPKRFIREFKNIEGVEVGGELTVEQFEAGDVVDVTGTTKGKGFQGVIKRHGQSRGPMAHGSRYHRRPGSMGPVAPNRVFKNKHLAGRMGGNRVTIQNLEVVQVVPEKNVILIKGNVPGAKKSLITIKSAVKAAK from the coding sequence ATGACAAAAGGAATCTTAGGGAAAAAAGTGGGAATGACTCAAATCTTCACTGAATCTGGTGAATTCATCCCTGTTACTGTCATTGAAGCAACTCCAAACGTTGTTCTTCAAGTGAAAACTGTTGAAACAGACGGTTACGAAGCTGTTCAAGTTGGTTTTGATGACAAACGTGAAGTATTGAGTAACAAACCTGCCAAAGGCCATGTTGCTAAAGCCAACACTGCTCCTAAGCGCTTCATTCGTGAATTCAAAAACATCGAAGGCGTAGAAGTAGGTGGCGAACTTACTGTTGAACAATTTGAAGCTGGAGATGTTGTTGACGTCACAGGAACAACTAAAGGTAAAGGTTTCCAAGGTGTTATCAAACGCCACGGTCAATCACGTGGACCTATGGCTCACGGTTCTCGTTACCACCGTCGTCCAGGTTCTATGGGACCTGTTGCGCCAAACCGTGTGTTTAAAAACAAACACTTGGCAGGACGTATGGGTGGCAACCGTGTGACTATCCAAAATCTTGAAGTCGTACAAGTTGTTCCAGAAAAGAACGTTATCCTTATCAAAGGTAACGTACCAGGTGCTAAGAAATCTCTTATCACCATCAAATCTGCAGTTAAAGCTGCTAAATAA
- the rplB gene encoding 50S ribosomal protein L2 produces MGIKVYKPTTNGRRNMTSLDFAEITTSTPEKSLLVSLKKTAGRNNNGRITVRHHGGGHKRHYRLIDFKRNKDGVEAVVKTIEYDPNRTANIALVHYTDGVKAYIIAPKGLEVGQRIVSGPDADIKVGNALPLANIPVGTVIHNIELQPGKGAELIRAAGASAQVLGQEGKYVLVRLQSGEVRMILGTCRATIGTVGNEQQSLVNIGKAGRSRWKGIRPTVRGSVMNPNDHPHGGGEGKAPVGRKAPSTPWGKPALGLKTRNKKAKSDKLIVRRRNEK; encoded by the coding sequence GTGGGTATTAAAGTTTATAAACCAACGACAAATGGCCGTCGTAATATGACTTCTTTGGACTTTGCTGAAATCACAACATCTACTCCTGAGAAATCATTGCTTGTTTCATTAAAGAAAACAGCAGGACGTAACAACAACGGTCGTATCACTGTTCGCCACCATGGTGGTGGACACAAACGCCACTACCGTTTGATTGACTTCAAACGTAACAAAGACGGCGTGGAAGCAGTTGTTAAAACAATCGAGTACGATCCAAACCGTACAGCTAACATCGCTCTTGTACACTACACTGACGGTGTGAAAGCTTACATCATCGCACCTAAAGGTCTTGAAGTTGGTCAACGTATCGTTTCAGGTCCAGATGCCGACATCAAAGTTGGTAACGCACTTCCACTTGCAAACATTCCAGTCGGTACTGTTATCCACAATATCGAATTGCAACCTGGTAAAGGTGCTGAGCTTATCCGTGCGGCTGGTGCTTCTGCACAAGTACTTGGTCAAGAAGGTAAATACGTTCTTGTTCGTCTTCAATCAGGTGAAGTTCGTATGATTCTTGGAACTTGCCGTGCTACTATCGGTACAGTTGGTAACGAACAACAATCACTTGTTAACATTGGTAAAGCAGGACGTAGCCGTTGGAAGGGTATCCGCCCAACAGTTCGTGGTTCTGTAATGAACCCTAACGATCACCCACACGGTGGTGGTGAAGGTAAAGCGCCAGTTGGTCGTAAAGCACCTTCTACACCATGGGGCAAACCAGCACTTGGTCTTAAAACACGTAACAAGAAAGCGAAATCAGACAAACTTATCGTTCGTCGTCGTAACGAAAAATAA
- the rplV gene encoding 50S ribosomal protein L22, with protein sequence MAEITSAKAMARTVRVSPRKTRLVLDLIRGKNVADAIAILKFTPNKAARVVEQTLNSAIANAENNFGLEKANLVVSETFANEGPTMKRFRPRAKGSASPINKRTTHVTVVVAEK encoded by the coding sequence ATGGCAGAAATTACTTCAGCTAAAGCAATGGCTCGTACAGTCCGTGTTTCACCTCGTAAAACACGTCTTGTACTTGATCTTATCCGTGGTAAAAACGTTGCGGATGCAATCGCAATCTTGAAATTCACTCCAAACAAAGCTGCACGCGTTGTTGAGCAAACTCTTAACTCTGCTATCGCTAACGCAGAAAACAACTTTGGTTTGGAAAAAGCTAATTTGGTAGTATCTGAAACATTTGCAAACGAAGGACCAACAATGAAACGTTTCCGTCCACGTGCGAAAGGTTCAGCTTCACCAATTAACAAACGCACAACTCACGTGACAGTAGTTGTCGCAGAAAAATAA
- the rplX gene encoding 50S ribosomal protein L24 translates to MFVKKGDKVRVIAGKDKGKEAVVVTALPKVNKVVVEGVAIVKKHQKPNSENPQGAIVEKEAPIHVSNVQVLDKNGVAGRVGYKVVDGKKVRYNKKSGEVLD, encoded by the coding sequence ATGTTTGTAAAAAAAGGCGACAAGGTTCGCGTAATTGCTGGTAAGGACAAAGGTAAAGAAGCCGTTGTCGTAACAGCTCTTCCAAAAGTAAATAAAGTTGTTGTTGAAGGCGTAGCTATCGTCAAAAAACACCAAAAACCAAATAGCGAAAACCCTCAAGGTGCTATCGTGGAAAAAGAAGCACCAATCCATGTGTCAAACGTACAAGTGCTTGACAAAAATGGTGTAGCAGGTCGTGTTGGTTACAAAGTTGTTGACGGCAAAAAAGTTCGTTACAACAAAAAATCAGGCGAAGTGCTTGATTAA